The Calypte anna isolate BGI_N300 chromosome 3, bCalAnn1_v1.p, whole genome shotgun sequence genome segment CTGTGTGATGTATATATAAGTCAAGTATTACCTAAAACAACAACATCAtctgaggagaaagaaatttGTGAGGTTTTAGGTTGTTAGTTAGGATTGATCACTATTTTTAGCATGTAAAACTGTGCTGAAATTGGCAGgctaaaaaaattcttaaaggAAAATCCTTTGATGAGGGAAACCTGCTTAGTTCCAAGGAAGACCAGCCTAGCATTTACCAGACTTATcatgtgattttcttttaaaaacagaaatcacaTCAACAATAGGGATACAGTTTTACTttggtaagaaaagaaaagaaaatgaataaaagagTTGGTTTAGGACTTGCATATTCTATCAGATGAGGAAACTTCTACTGACTCATGAGCTCTGCCTCTTGAATTATTTGGTCTGCAACATCTCCCTTGTGCATTACAGCTCATGTTCCTGTAGATGAGTTCAGAAACTCTACCTTTGATCCCACAGCCGTGTCACATTGATCTGTGAGTTTTTAGAGCTTATGGAGCAGATTGATGGAGAACTACCACTCAGCAGCTAGCAGAACAGTTTTTCCAACCTCCACAAAAGAGGTAACAGAAGAAATGTCAATAAACTATATGAAGagtaaaaaatacaaaaatattataaaatgaTCTACTTTTCTCTAATCCTGTAATGCCATGAGTTCTGTAATTAGCATAATCTCCAATTTCTgctctcagcaccctgttgTATTACTGGGTCCCATTCTCTCATAAACATTCATACTCCTCAAAACcatttggttggaaaaaaaaatagatgggGTCACATGTTGAGACTTGTCCCACCTTCACTTTCTTTGCAGCTATCTGAATGCTTGTCAGTAGGAAAACGGAGAAAGCCTTCAGTTTATTCATTTAGCTAAGCTTTATATGTTATGCACAGTCCCCATTTCATCATACTGTTAGCCTGAGTCAGTTCTTTAGACTCAGAAATGTGATGGTAGACagaatgaaacactgaaaaatattttgagtcaTAAGTTGAGAACTTATGACTTGCCTCCTGCAGCTGAAACATTCAGAAAGAGAGTGCTCCTATCCTCATTCCCATGTTGTAAGGGGGTTACGCAGGTGGAACAGGGATGCATTCAGTTCCTCTCTCACCCTTCTTGAGCCTTTCTCTGCAGTCACAGTTGTGGAGCAGTGTCATTAATTGGAGTAAACTCTTGCAACAAGTAAATTACATTAACAAACATGCATGGTAGGTTCACTTCTACAAGGCCTTCTTGCTCCAAGTGGTATCTTTTCCTGAGGACTCTGTGGTAGTAAACAGTTATCAGAGTCAGTTTTCAAAATCACTGGAACATTTGGATTGTGCCCATTacttccagccactcttctaCCTCTTCCATAGCATGTCCTGACATGTCATTGAAACAGACAGATGCTTGATTAAAATTTCCCAATGGATATCATGATGAGCAAAAGGCATGCAGAAGAACTGTTGGCTCCAGGGGTACCCccagggttttttctccttgtctttcATGCCAACTaggaaaattattattgctTCTAGTTTAATTCTATGTTTTCATATTCCCTGCTCCCTCACCCCAAAGTGTAATCTCAGCTTCCCTCAAAGAATCCAAAGCAGTTTGGGATAGACATTTTGTTCTGCAGGTGTATATGCTGTTTGGTATGTGCTTGAACTACTGCTTCATGTCCATCTGTTTCATGGTATGCAGCTATCCTATAACTGTCAGTCCAAAACCCTTCTCATTCTTTTGCTTTGATGTAATGTTTTTTACATCTCTGTCTCAGTATCAGACTCATGTTTTTCCACACTCATCCCCCAGATCCATAACTACACAATCTTTAGCAGCAGCTTTaatatctatttttctttcagaaacaattACTTcacctaatttttttaaaaaatttcattcACCTTTTGATCCAGAAAAATCACATAATAATACAAAGGTTTTCAGAAGGCAGAGTATCTTCTGGTTTGGTCATGTCAggtactttttaattttaataatttatctgAAATATGTCCTATTCGTACCATCTTTGTTACAATCTTCCACCTTCAACAAAAGAAGGTCTTCAAGGTGCCACACCATTTAAACTCAGTTTCCTGTTCTTTGCAACCAACTCTTTGCTTTGTGGagtttcaaatttttttctacGTAATTCAACTTGTCTATACAAAACTGGATTTTCTATGATGAATCTTTGAAGAACTACTTTATTTACCATGATATGTAAGTTCCTCTAAACTACCGTCTAAATATCTAAACAGATATAAAGGATGATATTTAAGACTCCTGTCCCTACATTTTCCCCATGCTTTCATGGGGTATGTCACGTGAACTATATGATACGTTATGGATGTCCTTTTTGATGTCCTgttgaaaaggaataaaaatggaaataaccTCCAGAACCCCTTAAGTTACatgttaaaataaaagccaTACATCAATACCACAGTAGAGTGGAAAACTTAGAAGGAAAGCCTGAAAGGAAACATGCTTGTGGTACCTTATCCTACTCTGATTCACTGTGAACACACACCTCATGGACTTTGTCTGCAAGTCCATCAGAAGTTCAGGGAATCCAGTAAACTAATAGCATCCTACTGTTTGGAGCACTTATCCAAATGCAGCCATACTGTTAGAAGTCCCTTTGCCTTCCTACCTGCTTCCCATACTGACTGCAAAAAATCCCCATGAAATATCAGAGAACTCGGTCCACCTGTATGTCTGTAAGTGCATGACTGGAAACTTCCATGGTTTAACATCAGTGCTGAAAGGACTGGGATACTCCTCCAGGTTTGCATAGATCCTTTTCCCCATGTATAGTACAAGATCCTGGTTCTAGGCTGTGCATGTGGCGACATTCCTCTTGTGTTCCCCAGTGAACATTGCTACTATTGCACTgtgaaaggctgagagagcagGCACATCATATCAGGTTATAGAGAAACCCACGTCAGTTGGGCTGGAAGGCACATCTTAGGATGCTAATCATGCTTGGATAACTTTATCCCTTGAACTGACCTACTCGTCACAAGTTCTTTATTTACCAAGCTGAAAAAAGCAACCATCTAAAAGCTATGGCAGAAACAAGCTAAAAATGTTTCAGTCTCAAGCAATTACCACTATTGTCTTCATTGAAAAAGAGCTGAGAGAGTTTTTCTAAAAGTGGCCATGCATATAAAGGGCATAGTATAACGTGCTGTCTCTTAGCATTACTCTAAGCCTCATGTACACTATCATGGCTCTGAAAATCTATATTCACATCCAGTTTCCACAAAGCAGCCATATAGAAGCAAGTATTGACCTGTTCATTTATCATGCCTAATAAATGCTGCCATTTGGACTTTACTGTTCTGATATTAGTTATGAAAGAACTGTTGTAGTGTTTATGGGCAAGAGAGATACAGTTCCAACCTAGAGTTCCATAGGTTACCAGAACAAACAATTAACTTCTACATCCTGTTTAACTGGCTTCTTGGTGAATATATCAATGGCTCCTTATCTTTCTTGTCCTACATAAAGCATTAAGAATGTTCCAGTGAATGCAGCACTGCAGTAGATCACACTTTATAATAAAGTATACATAAATAAATCCAATACTATTAGGATTCTAAGGGATTTTTGAAGTCAAAGATCATTCCAAATATAACAGAGATTAATAGGTACAGCAACACTTTTGCTAGCCATCATATGTGCTGTCATCATGTGTGTGTATTATTATATTCTACaatttgcttggggttttttacttgACAGATGAATGGAAGAACTTTCTGCAGAAACAAATGAAGCTTTCAGCACTGGTGCTACAAAAATTCAGTGAGTGCtattattttaaacactgtGTGCAAAGGGCTTGAGCATGAAGAGAGAACAGAACATGGAGTTTTACCTTTCTCTCAGATCTTGGAATATGTCAAATAGTATAGCTATTGTTTTTGAGAGAACAGGTAGCAGAAACTGAAACTGAATCCATAGCCCTGTTGTGACCTCCATTCCTTTATGTGCAATGCTCCATCCAGAGATTTATGTCTCAGAAAGATCATTCTCAGCCTCTTCTGGGTGTCCATGATTGAGCAAAGTCAAGGATCAGCCTCtcccaagcagcagcaagggCTGCATCTCCCAACTTGACTGGGAGCTGTCTGGCTAGGAAAAAACTTAGTAATTCTCAGCTTTGTAGATGAAGAGCTTATTAATGTTCAGTCCAGTCAGATTTTACTCTTAACTACCTACTGCGTACACTacccagtaaaaaaaatgtgtgtacaTATAAGGGTGAATACAATTCTGATTACAGAATTTGTGCAGACAGTGAAAGATACCCAAATAAAAGTGTCCTAATAGTGAAAAAATGACAGCCACTCAGCAATGCATGTACAAATTGAAGAATCTGAAAATACACCGTAAGCAAGAATTACTATAACAATTACAgactcttttcttccttgtccTTCAGACAGCTCCAGATGAAACTTGAATCTAAAGCAAGATCTCTCAGGATCTATcagaatataaaacattttgtcaACTCCTCATGCTGTTGGGAGGCAGTAGAGATCAGAGACAACTTCTTCATAAATCTGTGAGATATTGTCCTGCTGAGGACAATCTGTCTTCAGACAGTCTTGCTTGCAAACAGGATCACTGCAATGTTGGTCTCAACAGACAGAAGAGAAACTGGCTATCAGATGCTAGAACTGCCTTTGCTgagctttgctttccaaaatCACCTCTAGAACAAGACAGCCTCCCCCAAACTGCTGCTCAGAAGTTATCATTAACAGAGCCAGtctctagaaaaaaattctctttagtCTTTTTTGTTGTGATCCTATTTCATAAGCACATCATACAGAGACATGAAATGTTGTGATATTCTGCAAAAATCCTTCTTTCAAACAACAGAAGTGCTGAAACTCAAACAAAGCTGCAACTCAGAAGTTCTTAACATCAAAGAGTAGAAAGGAATGGCCAAGCACTGACTCACCATGACCTCCACTGTCAGTGTCTGCATAAAGACATTAAGATCACCCTTACATCCtcacagaacattttatttgctCAAAGAGTGACTGGGCAGGTTTGATGAGCAGAGGAGCAATCTGTCTTCACTTTCAATAAGTCACTTGTCAGATAGAaattatgcttttaaattaGGCACAAAAATCATGTCATTTATGGAATTATATTCTGATTCAGGTGATTATTAAATAAATGAGTGAGCTCACTGCAGTCAATAATAAAGTAATATAGATTAAATCATCAGTGGTCAGTCAGAGCACTTGCAGGGTTAAGTGCAAACTACATGTTTTACTAGATTTGTCTTCTGTGGCAAAGCCCTCAGTTGTGCTGCAAATCTACCTTTAAAGAACATCAATACAGaacattatttctttcatttgattcactattcttttgttttgataaaTCAACAGTTActcttgaaatgtttttatccCTAATGACTcctattttgaaaatgttttgaattattTGGTGTTTGATGAATGGTTTTGAATGCAAACTCAACAAGATTGTCTGAAACATTCTCaatctgtttttaaatctttgtaatACTGAATACTGGAAGCAGTGACCTAACCATTTAATGCCTTGAAAGAAGCAGGGACACTTATTTTTACCTTTATGGACCTAGTAATTGCATTTAAATGTACGTGAGGATATCTAGCCTACATCCACAAAATTTCCTTGAGAAGGCATGCAGATGCATGTACCTAGTCATGGATTAGAGGTGACAGAATCAGGAGAAACACTTTCAGGCATCTTTCAGGAACTGTATCAGGACATTAAACAGTCATTTCAGTTACTTTGCCAAGTCATGGTAAATCTGCTATTCTCCAGCTTATTTGGTGTAGTTGAAGCCTATGTTATCCTACACTGAGCTTTCTCAGTCCCAGTTTCTCTCCtcaatatttttggttttactgGGTGTATCTCTGGCCTAGAGCAGGTTCCCTTGCTTGGTAGAAGAGATGGAAATCTGCAGGTGCTTAAATTTGGTATATTGGAGagagtttggtttgtttttcagctaATACATTTCAAACATGGTTAAATGATGTGGGAACATATTTAATGTTCCATTTCCTCTTCAGAAGTGATTCAGCCCCTAGAAGCATTTAGActtttttgaaacattttatttagtgTATGTACAAACACcccaaaatatgtttttttgaGCATGAAGGAATTTTTACAGTAGTCAGTTTTATCTTATCCCAGGTGATCATGAATTAGTGCATTATAGAGTTATAAGAATTTTGCAAGGCAATTCAGACTTTTAATAAATGACATCTATCATTTAGTAGGGACAAAAAGGTGTCTGTATCTTTCCATTACATCTGTCCAAAGGATTagagaagtaaaagaaaaaaaaaaacagtactTTGATGCTGGCAAACTAGTTCTAGAGAGCTTATCATAGACAACCCAATCAATTCCTCAAAGTGATTCTCTGACTAACACTCATCTTTTCTGTTACTTGGCAGAACAACAGAAGAATGGCATATAGTGAAGAcctttatatttttatcataTTTATCCACAGAGTGAGAGATGGAAATTGGTATGGAACTAAatagaaaagcactgaaaagggaaaaaaatactgtcctGGAATATACGTAAAGGGAATTCTTCCCTTCtacaaaaaataacttcaaaagaTCACCAGGATTTGCAGCACAGGAACAGAACATGGGCAAAGAATGggtcttctctttttctctttagtgTGCTTCAACTCAAGCTCTAGATTGATTAGTCTAGAGGCTGAAAATTCATCCTGTTTCAGGGCACAGGTAGTTGTCAGCTATTCTCCATACATGTCCTAAGGAACATACATTACTGCCAGGTGTAATTCGTGCTCTTGTCAAGTTGAAACAAGAGCATCCATTGTTTAGTCTGACTGTGTAGTCATTGATGTGGTGCCATAAAATAAAGTGGATCCATATTGATGCAGGTCTGTCCTGAACTAGATATGATTTTGCATTCCCGTGCCTTCCCATCCTGTCTCTAGTCACGGGCACATCAGACTGTTATGTCCTAAATAAGCAAATCCAATTTCCTGCTACCTCAGTTCTATCACTCTGCATAATCTCTTTCATGATTAAGCTACTCTTGTTTAAAAGAACTCCTTGCTCTAAAATAGTGCAACTGCTCATTCACAGCCATCAGCACACAGTCACTTGATTCTGCAGCTAAATAGATGAAAACATGTCTCTGATGCAGAATGTcactgggaaagcagagaggaaacatGGTTACTGAAATAGCTCTGTGATCCACTCCATACCCATCAGATGGTGCCACCCTCGAAGACACGTTGCCAGAAAGCTGACAGGAGCCAAAAGCTTCcatagaaattaaaagcagaaacaagacATGTGAACCAGACTTCTTTCTGGGGGTAAAATCATGGAAAAATGCACAGCCCCCATCTAGAACAATGAGGCCAGAGATCTCCCAGTGGAGTCACTGGTGCTGCTACAGTGTGAGACAGAAAATCAAGCCAGTAAAGCTTCTTCTTTTTTGccctttctgcttcagaaagagctgctggcagcagtaGCTCACCTGTTGACTGCTTCAGTAGTTTTCTCAGAAGTCTCTGGTCCAGCTCCATGAAAAATAGTCAATTATAGTCACTATTAATatcccactgaaaaaaaagatcaggaTCTCGTCCTTCTTTTTAGCACTcaaaaaggtaaataaataattcCTCACAAAGTCATATAGAAATTCCAAACACTCAACACCTTTACAAATTCACTTTTATTAAGACACCCAAATGAAAATATAGGTATTTCACCtgagttttaaaacatttttaaggctGATTTCTAGaattctgctctctgctttgtgAAGTTACATCAGCACTGTTTCCCTTACACCACTCTGGACTTGGCAGAAGTAAATTTCCAattagtgttttctttcttcattttttttttttcccagaagctGTACTGCATCATAGAAATCACGTAATTTTATCAGGTGCCTATAGATCAGGGATCTGGCATGTGTCATTTCACCTCTAAGATGATATTTCCGGTAAATGTAGTTTACAGTCTATACTTAAGAATGGACGTCAAGATGACTCAAAAACTTCATGGTAAATTGCAAGTGaactttaaaaattgcatttggCAAAGATAGTGCATGTTTGGTGTGTTACAGTATGATAATCAGTAGCTGTCTGAAGAGGTAATCAGCAATTTTTTAGGAGGAAAAGGTCAAGGAATACAGCACAAACCACTTCTGTAAATATGTTGGAACATTGCTATTCTCAGCCAGACAGCTGTCAAGCTTTGTCTTCTCTGTGCAACAAGAACTGGAGCAATTGGTTTGGTGACAAGGACAATAAGAAAATAGTGTTTCTTATAACAGTGAGGGGAAGTAGCTCCACTCACTTCAGCACAAGATGTCAAGATATCTGGAAGTTCCTCAAGGGTCTGTCTATCACTTCCTATGTGATTCTGGGGACACCCTTTAGTCAGTGCTTCTCACTGTGAAAGTGTGTGAAATGcaagattattttaaagcttaagTAATCACTTGTGAGTGCTTTGAAATCTTGAAATCTGCAGTAATATATATTTTGTAGTTCATATCTtctttccagtattttaaattgtaaTAAGAGGCTAGAAATGACCACCGCAATGAGCAAGTATAATCTTTTGCATATCAAACACTCGATGATTCTTGAATCCTGCAGTTCATTTTGAGGGTTGATCCTGTGCAATGTGCTTTGGTCCTAATGCAATAAAAGGTGCATGAGTCCATTTGAGCATGAACCTTACAGTGACTGCCCATGTGCTTAAAGCAAGTATTTGGCAAACATTTTGTGTACTGAAGTCCAAGTACTTGGAAGGCAGTGGATTTAAAAGTCTGTAACCTGTATTATTTGTTAAAGACATCCTCACTTTTAAGCCTTGGAAGATGTCCTCACATGGGAAATTCTGATGCTGATCTCATATAGTGTCTTCAGCTATGGACCATCTCCCCACAGGAGCAGAAGGACCAAGCCCTCATTTACACTTCCAACTATATGAGTTTGCATAATTAAAGACGATAGTTTCccttaaaatatctttatagaCATGAGCTAGAGATTATAACATCtaatttcatttcacattttgAAACTTCCAGAGtgcttgaaaaatattaattcagacATTGATTAAACCAGTAGTTAGGTTCTGACAGACATACTGGTTATGCACCAAATGATCTGTGTTTTCAGCCTCCTTAATCTGAGggtcataaaaaaaaatgttttgatatcTGGTGCAGATTTCAGGAAGTAAAAATTACAGTACATTTAATCTTCCCTTTTTACATTGCTTACTAAATACAGTGTAATGCAAGTAATAGTATGCTATTGAAAGTTCTACTGTAATGTAATGTGTATTTACAATCCAGGAGTAAAAATTTACTCATCAAAAGCAATTTCACTTTCAAGGAACATGGAGTCTTGGCCAGCTGGGTACACACTGTAGGCTGAGTTGGGTCTTCAAACAGCCTGCTACACTCAATAAGCAAAGGAAGCAAGCTTGAATTCTGCTGTTTGCAGGCACATTAGAATAGGTGGCATCACTTATTCTAGAATTAAGACACTGCAAACACACTTGTGTATGCAACCAAGTTCACCAGGCCCAATAAGGttctaaatgaaaaaaggaatattattaatgaatgaaataaaacagctttCCTTCTCCAGAGGACTATTGTTTTAAGTCCATAGCCTATAACCAGCCAAAGTCAGTTTTGCAGTCTTATTAGCAGTCCTCAGTGTGCTAGAGTCCATGGTATCTGCAGTGAAGCACTCTGTAAACTTTGTAAAAGGTTGTTCTTCTAACAATGACATATATGCCTCCAGAAGGGATAATGTTgcacactaaaaataaaataatgaaagccAGTCAATAAATACATGCAAAGTAATTTGCCTTTGGAATAAGGAATACTTGTGGTGTACAGTAAGTAACACCTGTATGCTCAGTGTTTGTGGAAATATTTGCAAGTGGTGATATTGGGCTGAAAGATTGCAGTTCAGAGATAAGCACCTATGCTTCCTGAGGGATGCTGAGACCTGCAAAGACATGTATGCTGCCAGCTTCCAAAAGCCTGGCAAGCAAGATGTTAATCATTTCATCTGATCTAAAAACCTGATGAATATTTGCCCCTGCCAGAAGACAGATGAGGCCTTATTCTTCCTACAGAAGCCCAGGACCAGCCCTCTCAGCATCAGGAGTCTGGCAGCTGGTAGCTGCCCAGACCTTTTAGTAACAGCAGGCTCATTTGCAAGCCAGGAATAGGATTGCACCCCTACTTGTGGAAGTTCTTTACCCTTATTTGAACATGAAATATTTAGCAGGAAACTGATACAATAAGGCTTAAATCAGGCCCCATTTGTCTGTGTTATTATTTCCAAATCCTGGACTTCTTTCACATCAATGCAATTAGTCTCTACTAAGCCAGGGGTTACCTTGACATGGTACATATATTACAGCCAAGAATATGTGTTAAGACCGAACTAAATATTCCATTCTTATCTTTATACAACAGCTAATTATACAATCCCAGTATTCAGCAATAGGTCTCTTTAGTGAAAGACAAGATTTCAGTGAATATATTGCCAGGAAGTATTAAACATTGGTACAATTtgagaaatacattttgaaacaaGGAAATGAGTAATCCCATAGTGAAACAggaaacttaattaaaaaaacacttgcCATTCACCCTGCTTATCTTGATAACCAGAAGTAGGAAAATGGAACATGAACAGTTCTGCACCCATGCAGCCTTATTGGGTATTAAAATGTGACTACTtgttctgctgcctgcagacagaagcatttttataaTTGTTACCATGCATTTAGTATGATTTTCAGAACTTCTCTCTGCATGAATCTTcatatattttaacatttttcccACACTGTGGGGAATTTTATACACGCAACCTTAACATGGAGGCTTTTAAGATCCTCTACAGTCTGTGACCTCAACCAGCACTGTGACATTGAATCTTCCACAAGGTCTGCATTTAATGTTTCTGAGACAGAACTCTTCTGTAGTTTAAAAAGAAGGTGGGTAATGGGAGGTGTTCTCTGAAAATTTAATACATTggcaaaatgtataaaaaaacctatgttttttttttaaaaaaacctaaacaaaatagtgaaaataatgaaatagtgAAATTTGCATAAATGTGTGTATCTGTAATTCCTTACATGGCTTGTTTCTTCAAGAAATGGTCTAGATTTTATGTggcagtattttctttcctctaaagCAAAGATGCAGTGGTTACAATTAAGGATACAACACTATAAACATGCAAGCATAAGGCAGAGCAGTAAATGAGAGCCAGCAGTGCAAGGACAAATGGTCCCTTGGACAGCGGGGTTTATGTGCTCTAAGAAACCACCACTCCCCTCCTCTAGGCAACGTATGTCTCCTCCTCAGCGTCAGCCTGAGACTTCTCAGAGATGTTCATCATGCACTGAAAACTGTTGACAATAGTTCCTCCCAAAAAGCACACGTATGTTTGCAGCAAGGACCTAGCTCAAGAGTCAGGGAAGGCTTTTATGATGGTTTCGTAGGCGGGAGGGGGGGTTTGTGTCGAGTGGCAGATGCGGAGGCTGTTGTTGGACCAGTGGAATTCAGGTCGACTCAAGGTGTTGGTGGTGCTTGCCGCCAGGGTTGTGGTGGTGTTTGTGGGAGTTAGGGTAATCAGCTGACTGTTCGTCTCcacagggaggggagggcacTGCAGAAAAGGGTGGAAGGTAGAGGCACGGAAGCTTGACTTTCTGGGGAAAGAGTTGGCTTGCTCCAAGGAGGCTTGACGCTGGAAGGTGAGGCTGGCCAGGCTGAGGTTGCTCCGACGTTCACAACTGCTGTTGCGGTAAAATCCAGTCCTGCTGGTAGTGTGACTGTGGGACGGGGGTCTGGACCGGCGGGTGAAGGATGAGGAACTCCCCTGGGTAATGTGGGCGCTAGCTCTGCGGCGGGACAAGCAAGTGAACAACGCCCAGATGATCCCTCCAATCACCAGTCCCACCACCATGGACACTGTGAAGGCTATTGTTATCTGCTCtgaaatataacaaaaatacaCAGCAAAGTTATTTCCTTAACTTGGAGGGACTCTCCTACCAGAAATGGAGGATGGCAGCCTCTTTAAAAGGCGAGCAAACCGTAAGATCTTTGTATGTAATGTGAACCTTATGACACAAATGTAGTGATTCAGCTTGCTCTCAGTCtatggtgttttttctttaatttgcaTAATTCAGTGCCATCCAGCAAGTAGCTTGCATTTAATACCAGTTTCTGTACCAATGCAAGGGAATTTTTAGTCTCTCCTAGAATCAGCCCCCCACCAGCCCCAAGGTGTGTTACAAAACTGCCAAATGTTTGCTTCTGTGGGCAATCTGAGGTGTGGATTTATGCAGACTTGTCATTCTATTTATAGACATTTATAGTCAATGTGTGTGTACTCACAAACTCACTGATTACAACAGTGATGTAGCTTCTGCCATGTTTTTAATGGTGTAAGCCTTGTATTTATTGTGACATGAGAACACAGCCTAGCCTTTTACTGCTGAGTAACAGATACTTTAAATCCTCATAGTAATTAATGAAAATTACTACATACTAAATAATTATGGTCAGAGATAACCATTAGCATAACCATCAGCAACCTTCTGGCAACTCATCATGATTCTTCCATTTATAAAGCATGTACAGAGAAACAGCAGGCTTTATGCCACTTTTGGTCAGGAATAGTCTGTTATACTATTTTAAAGGATTTAGTACACTCTGTACTAAAGTTCCTACTCATATTGCCAAAGTAGGAAGGGAGAGCCAGGGTTCAGTCACCTCCAGTTGAGTAAATCCCAGGGGTTGTCCTAAAGAAAGCACCTCTCAAGCTCTAAAACTGCAGTATGAGTACCCCTGCTgctctttctgcctggctttggGAAAGTGGAGCAagaaataatccttttttttttggctgatttcttttgcatttcagCTGGAATGCTTGTCAGGTTATACTTGGAGACTGCCAAGGGATTCCTcagggctctgtgctgccaCTTGTAATCTCTGCTCCTCTTTGGGCTCAGCTCCAGCAAGGAGGAGGCAAAGGGGATCTCTGTGAGATCTGAATGTAA includes the following:
- the MYCT1 gene encoding myc target protein 1 → MDRNSTYSPITWPPKFWEQITIAFTVSMVVGLVIGGIIWALFTCLSRRRASAHITQGSSSSFTRRSRPPSHSHTTSRTGFYRNSSCERRSNLSLASLTFQRQASLEQANSFPRKSSFRASTFHPFLQCPPLPVETNSQLITLTPTNTTTTLAASTTNTLSRPEFHWSNNSLRICHSTQTPPPAYETIIKAFPDS